In a single window of the Flavivirga spongiicola genome:
- a CDS encoding dihydroorotase — protein MKSKSILIKNANIVNEGVIFNGDILIEGEFIKEISHSISVKSADVIVIDAEGKYLLPGAIDDQVHFREPGLTHKGNIETESKAAIAGGITSFIEMPNTNPQTTTIEKLEEKFETASKTSSANYSFMFGGTNDNLDEILKLDINQAAGLKLFLGSSTGNMLVDDLEVLEKIFESTDMLISVHCEDEATIKKNFQEHIDTYGDDIPIKYHPTIRSEEACYLSSSRAIELAKKTGARLHVFHLSTGKETNLFSNKIPLKEKRITSEVCIHHLWFSDEDYDKKGTFIKWNPAVKTKEDRAQLWEALLDDRIDVIATDHAPHTFEEKKNVYTKAPSGGPLVQHALPAMLEMYHKGKISVERVVEKMCHNPAILFQIERRGFIKVGYYADLVLVDLNNPWTVNKDNILCKCEWSPFEGATFKSRITHTFLNGSLVYENSKFNNVKAAKRLTFNR, from the coding sequence ATGAAATCGAAATCAATACTTATTAAGAATGCAAATATTGTAAATGAAGGCGTTATTTTTAATGGAGATATCTTAATTGAAGGGGAATTTATTAAAGAGATAAGTCATTCAATAAGTGTTAAATCTGCCGATGTGATTGTTATAGATGCCGAAGGGAAGTATTTATTACCTGGAGCTATTGATGATCAAGTGCATTTTAGAGAACCAGGATTAACTCATAAAGGTAATATAGAAACAGAATCTAAGGCAGCTATTGCTGGCGGTATTACCTCTTTTATTGAAATGCCTAATACAAATCCTCAAACGACAACTATTGAGAAATTAGAAGAGAAATTTGAAACAGCTTCAAAAACGTCCTCTGCTAATTATTCGTTTATGTTTGGGGGAACCAATGATAATTTAGATGAAATTTTAAAATTAGATATAAACCAAGCTGCTGGTCTAAAATTATTTTTAGGTTCTTCAACAGGTAATATGTTGGTTGATGATCTTGAAGTGTTGGAGAAAATTTTTGAAAGCACTGATATGCTTATTTCTGTTCATTGTGAAGATGAGGCAACTATAAAAAAGAACTTTCAAGAGCACATTGATACGTATGGAGATGATATACCTATTAAATATCATCCTACCATTAGAAGTGAAGAAGCCTGCTATTTGTCATCTTCAAGGGCTATTGAGTTAGCAAAAAAAACAGGAGCAAGGCTGCATGTGTTTCATCTTTCAACAGGAAAAGAAACCAATTTGTTTAGTAATAAAATACCTTTAAAAGAAAAAAGAATTACATCAGAGGTTTGTATACATCATTTATGGTTTAGCGATGAAGATTATGATAAGAAAGGCACTTTTATAAAGTGGAATCCAGCGGTAAAAACTAAAGAAGATAGAGCCCAATTATGGGAGGCTTTATTAGATGATAGAATTGATGTTATAGCTACCGACCATGCGCCACATACTTTTGAGGAAAAGAAAAACGTTTATACTAAAGCACCATCTGGTGGTCCGTTGGTACAGCATGCGTTACCTGCCATGTTAGAAATGTATCATAAAGGTAAAATTTCTGTGGAAAGAGTGGTTGAAAAAATGTGTCATAACCCAGCCATTTTATTTCAAATTGAAAGAAGAGGTTTTATTAAAGTAGGCTACTATGCAGATTTGGTATTAGTAGATTTAAATAACCCATGGACTGTGAATAAAGATAATATTTTATGTAAATGCGAGTGGTCTCCTTTTGAAGGAGCGACCTTTAAATCTAGAATTACACATACATTTTTAAATGGTAGTTTAGTGTATGAAAATTCTAAATTCAATAATGTGAAAGCTGCTAAACGATTAACTTTTAATAGATGA
- a CDS encoding LuxE/PaaK family acyltransferase has translation MIDTNSIFNINNQTEFEDLSLQIFKFQFENNPVYRSFCDLLYKHPSDVKTIEDIPFLPIQFFKSHEILSSKNSIKITFSSSGTTGDITSKHHVTDLNIYTQSFTQGFQQFYGPIEDYVILALLPSYLEREGSSLIYMVDVMIKQSKYAESGFYLNNYSELKDTLVALDSHGKKVLLIGVSFALLDLVERYQFDLNNTIIMETGGMKGRRKELIREDLHTKLKTGFGVDTIHSEYGMTELLSQGYSKGHGVFNYPNWMRILTRDTEDPLSIQSSGKTGGINVIDLANINSCSFIATQDLGRINNDGTFEVIGRFDNSDIRGCNLMVF, from the coding sequence ATGATTGACACTAATTCTATTTTCAACATTAATAACCAAACTGAATTTGAAGATTTATCACTGCAAATTTTTAAATTTCAATTTGAAAACAATCCTGTTTATCGTTCTTTTTGCGATTTACTATATAAGCACCCTAGCGATGTAAAAACTATTGAGGATATTCCTTTTTTACCCATTCAATTCTTTAAATCTCATGAGATACTAAGTTCTAAAAACTCCATTAAAATCACTTTCTCAAGTTCTGGTACTACTGGAGATATTACTAGTAAACATCATGTAACAGATTTAAATATCTATACCCAAAGTTTTACCCAAGGGTTTCAGCAATTCTACGGACCTATTGAAGATTATGTCATTCTAGCATTATTACCTTCTTATTTAGAGCGTGAAGGTTCTTCACTAATATATATGGTAGATGTTATGATTAAACAATCAAAATATGCTGAAAGCGGGTTTTATTTAAATAACTATTCTGAACTGAAAGATACATTAGTGGCATTGGACTCCCATGGAAAAAAGGTCTTACTAATTGGTGTCTCTTTTGCCCTATTAGATCTGGTTGAAAGATATCAATTTGATTTAAACAATACCATTATAATGGAAACTGGTGGTATGAAAGGCAGGAGGAAAGAACTTATTAGAGAAGATCTACATACAAAATTAAAAACAGGTTTTGGAGTAGACACAATTCATAGCGAATATGGCATGACCGAACTTTTAAGCCAAGGGTATTCTAAAGGACATGGTGTTTTTAATTACCCTAATTGGATGCGTATTTTAACACGTGACACCGAAGATCCGCTCTCTATACAGTCATCAGGCAAAACAGGAGGGATAAATGTTATTGATCTGGCTAATATAAATTCCTGCTCCTTTATTGCCACTCAAGATTTAGGCCGCATCAATAATGATGGGACATTTGAAGTTATTGGCCGTTTTGATAATTCAGATATTCGTGGTTGTAATCTTATGGTCTTTTAA
- a CDS encoding uroporphyrinogen-III synthase: MKVKTILVSQPEPKIENSPYFDLQEKQKVKIDFRPFIHVEGVSAKDIRQQKVDLNNYTAIILTSRNAVDHFFRIAEEMRFKVPDSMKYFCQSEAVAFYLQKYVVYRKRKIYVGKRTFSELSPLIKKYKEETFLLPNTDKVKPAVPEMLNALGINWKQATFYKTVVSDLSDLANVYYDVLVFFSPSGIESLFHNFPDFKQNDTRIAVFGNTTIKAVEEKGLRVDIAAPTPETPSMTMALQKYIDKVNKGK, encoded by the coding sequence ATGAAAGTAAAAACAATTCTAGTATCTCAACCTGAACCCAAAATAGAGAACTCACCCTACTTTGATTTACAAGAAAAACAAAAGGTAAAAATAGATTTCAGACCTTTTATTCATGTTGAAGGTGTATCTGCAAAAGATATTAGGCAACAAAAAGTAGATTTGAATAACTACACAGCCATCATTCTAACTAGTAGAAATGCTGTAGATCACTTTTTTAGAATTGCAGAAGAAATGCGATTTAAAGTTCCAGACTCTATGAAATATTTCTGTCAGTCTGAAGCTGTAGCTTTCTATCTTCAAAAATATGTGGTATATAGAAAGCGTAAAATTTATGTTGGTAAACGTACGTTTTCAGAATTATCTCCATTAATTAAAAAGTATAAAGAAGAAACATTCTTATTGCCTAATACGGATAAAGTAAAACCGGCAGTTCCAGAAATGTTAAATGCTCTAGGCATTAATTGGAAACAAGCTACATTTTACAAAACAGTGGTTAGCGACTTATCCGATTTAGCTAATGTGTATTATGATGTTTTAGTATTTTTCAGCCCTTCTGGGATAGAATCTTTATTTCATAATTTTCCAGATTTCAAACAAAACGACACACGAATTGCAGTTTTTGGAAATACGACGATAAAAGCCGTAGAAGAAAAAGGGTTGCGAGTAGATATTGCTGCTCCGACTCCAGAAACGCCTTCAATGACCATGGCTTTACAGAAATATATTGATAAAGTTAATAAAGGAAAATAA
- a CDS encoding T9SS type A sorting domain-containing protein, with the protein MKKNYLFILFLTLTLTVTQYGFSQNNVNKNPIQQNIEGLSIYPNPVNSGKTFIYLTSKRNLTKKIEFFNVLGKRVYSTILTGKELSISNLSKGVYILKITENAISETRKLVIK; encoded by the coding sequence ATGAAAAAAAACTACCTATTCATTTTATTTTTAACTTTAACATTAACAGTTACCCAATATGGGTTTTCTCAGAACAATGTTAACAAGAATCCTATACAACAAAATATAGAAGGCTTATCTATATATCCAAATCCCGTTAATAGTGGTAAAACATTTATATATCTAACATCAAAACGTAATTTAACTAAGAAAATTGAGTTTTTTAATGTTTTGGGCAAACGGGTATATTCTACTATTTTAACTGGTAAAGAATTAAGCATTTCAAATTTAAGTAAAGGTGTCTATATTCTAAAGATTACTGAAAATGCTATTAGCGAAACAAGAAAATTAGTGATTAAGTAA
- the tyrS gene encoding tyrosine--tRNA ligase, whose amino-acid sequence MIKNFVEELTWRGMIHTVMPGAEAHLMEGMRSAYVGFDPTADSLHIGNLVPIMLLAHYQRCGHRPLALVGGATGMIGDPSGKSNERNLLDEKTLRHNQDAIKNQLSHFLDFESDAENAAILVNNYDWMKDFSFLEFIRDVGKHITVNYMMAKDSVKNRISSESSEGMSFTEFTYQLVQGYDFLHLYKENSCSIQMGGSDQWGNITTGTELIRRVGNGKGFAITCPLITKSDGSKFGKSEGGNVWLDANRTSPYKFYQYWLNSSDEDAEKYIKIFTFLTEEDINALVETHREAPHLRALQKRLAEEITMMVHSKDDLENAIKASDILFGKSTSDDLKGLNEQTFLDVFDGVPQTEISQSDIDNGLDIIAALAEKGGFLKSNGEARRALKENSISVNKEKVKDDYSITVKDLINNKFVLLQRGKKNYFVLRIV is encoded by the coding sequence ATGATAAAGAACTTTGTTGAAGAATTAACTTGGAGAGGTATGATACATACCGTAATGCCTGGAGCTGAAGCCCATTTAATGGAAGGTATGCGTAGTGCTTATGTGGGTTTTGATCCTACAGCTGATTCTTTACATATTGGAAACCTGGTGCCTATTATGCTTTTGGCACATTACCAACGTTGTGGGCATAGGCCCTTGGCTTTAGTAGGAGGGGCAACAGGAATGATTGGAGACCCATCAGGTAAATCAAACGAGCGTAATTTGTTAGATGAAAAAACATTACGTCATAACCAAGACGCCATTAAAAATCAATTATCACATTTTTTAGATTTTGAAAGTGACGCTGAAAATGCAGCGATTTTAGTGAATAATTATGATTGGATGAAAGACTTTTCATTTCTTGAATTTATTCGCGATGTTGGTAAGCATATTACGGTAAACTATATGATGGCAAAAGATTCTGTAAAAAATAGAATTTCATCTGAGTCGTCCGAAGGGATGAGTTTTACGGAGTTTACATATCAATTAGTTCAGGGATATGATTTTCTTCATTTATATAAAGAAAATAGCTGTTCCATTCAAATGGGAGGAAGCGACCAATGGGGAAACATTACCACAGGAACTGAGTTAATTAGGAGAGTTGGCAACGGAAAGGGCTTTGCCATAACCTGCCCATTGATTACAAAATCTGATGGTTCAAAATTTGGAAAATCAGAGGGTGGTAATGTGTGGCTAGATGCTAATAGAACATCGCCATATAAATTCTACCAATATTGGTTGAATTCCAGTGATGAAGATGCTGAAAAATATATAAAAATATTTACTTTTCTAACAGAGGAGGACATTAATGCTTTAGTTGAAACGCATAGAGAAGCACCTCACTTGCGTGCATTACAAAAACGTTTAGCAGAAGAAATCACCATGATGGTGCATTCTAAAGACGATTTAGAAAATGCTATAAAAGCCAGTGATATTCTTTTTGGCAAATCTACCAGTGATGATTTAAAAGGGTTGAATGAGCAAACATTTTTAGATGTATTTGATGGTGTGCCACAAACAGAAATATCTCAATCAGATATTGACAATGGCTTAGATATTATTGCAGCCTTAGCAGAAAAAGGAGGGTTTTTAAAATCTAACGGAGAAGCAAGGAGAGCCCTTAAAGAAAACTCTATTTCTGTAAATAAAGAGAAAGTAAAGGATGATTACAGTATTACAGTAAAAGACTTAATTAATAATAAGTTTGTGTTATTACAGCGTGGTAAGAAAAACTATTTCGTACTACGAATTGTATAA
- a CDS encoding glycosyltransferase, whose translation MKKRILVAPLNWGLGHATRSIPIIYELIKHGFEPVIASDGVALTLLQKEFPSLSSIELPSYNITYAKKGKHFKLKLIKDSPKLIKAIKAEKKETKFIIEIHDIKGIISDNRLGVYSKKVPSVFITHQLNVLTGSTTWLSTKMHQKIIKKFDVCWVPDTKEKINLSGKLGHTNSFEIPIEYIGPLSRLENKRLKVKNDLMVLLSGPEPQRTLLEDALFLKLKNYTGKVVFVKGIMEKEQTIQMIGNITVYNFMTSDLLEKTINQSELILSRSGYTTIMDLAKLNKKAFFIPTPGQFEQEYLAKRLTDLELVPSCSQEGFTLDKLKNITSFKGLKSFDYSVDFKKLFNLFECE comes from the coding sequence ATGAAAAAACGAATTTTAGTAGCTCCTTTAAATTGGGGTTTGGGGCATGCCACAAGAAGTATTCCTATTATTTATGAGTTAATAAAACATGGCTTTGAGCCTGTTATTGCTAGTGACGGGGTTGCTTTAACACTTTTACAAAAAGAATTCCCATCGCTTTCGTCCATAGAATTGCCATCTTATAATATAACCTATGCTAAAAAAGGAAAGCATTTTAAATTAAAACTAATTAAGGATTCACCAAAACTTATTAAAGCCATTAAAGCTGAGAAAAAAGAAACGAAGTTTATAATAGAAATCCATGATATTAAAGGCATCATTTCAGATAACCGACTGGGAGTTTATAGTAAAAAAGTGCCGTCTGTTTTTATAACACATCAATTAAATGTTTTAACAGGAAGCACCACATGGTTAAGCACTAAAATGCATCAAAAAATCATAAAGAAATTTGATGTGTGTTGGGTTCCTGACACTAAAGAGAAAATTAATTTAAGTGGTAAACTTGGACATACTAATAGTTTTGAAATACCTATAGAATATATTGGACCTTTAAGTAGGCTTGAAAACAAACGCTTAAAAGTTAAAAATGATTTAATGGTGCTACTTTCTGGCCCCGAACCACAACGCACATTACTTGAAGACGCCCTTTTTTTAAAGTTAAAAAATTATACTGGAAAAGTCGTTTTTGTTAAAGGTATTATGGAAAAGGAACAAACTATCCAGATGATAGGAAATATAACGGTTTATAATTTTATGACCTCGGATTTATTAGAAAAAACCATTAATCAAAGTGAATTAATTTTATCAAGGTCTGGCTATACTACCATTATGGATTTAGCAAAACTTAATAAAAAAGCTTTTTTTATACCTACACCTGGGCAATTTGAACAAGAATACCTGGCAAAAAGATTGACGGATTTAGAATTAGTTCCGAGTTGTAGTCAAGAGGGTTTCACATTGGACAAATTAAAAAATATCACATCTTTTAAAGGTTTAAAATCTTTTGATTATAGCGTGGATTTTAAAAAACTATTCAACCTTTTCGAGTGTGAATGA
- a CDS encoding DUF4271 domain-containing protein, translating to MLRDIISNELYTVLLVAGLLIVAIAKLNSPKRFDDFIFVLGNSKYLKIYSRDQKFLDQFDALLFGNLILSLSVFSFIVYQHITDNQLLSIDTMFKLTFSIGVFILIKVLIERLIGSIFEIDKLIDQYLFQKISYKNYLGILLLPINALLLFSFKPSLPIIYLIIILLLIVNIVGLITSFKTHQSLIKRNYFYFILYLCTLEISPYIILYKVFITK from the coding sequence ATGCTTCGGGATATTATATCAAATGAATTATATACAGTTTTGTTAGTTGCTGGGCTACTTATTGTAGCTATCGCAAAGTTGAACTCTCCTAAGCGTTTTGATGATTTTATATTCGTTCTGGGAAACTCTAAATACCTTAAAATTTATTCCAGAGATCAAAAATTCCTCGATCAATTTGATGCCCTATTATTTGGCAACTTAATTCTTTCCCTATCTGTTTTTAGCTTTATTGTTTACCAACACATTACTGATAATCAGCTACTTTCAATAGACACGATGTTTAAACTAACTTTTAGCATTGGTGTTTTTATTTTGATAAAGGTTCTTATTGAAAGACTTATTGGAAGCATTTTTGAAATTGATAAGTTAATAGATCAATACCTATTTCAGAAAATTAGCTATAAAAATTACTTAGGTATTTTATTACTCCCTATAAACGCCTTGTTATTATTTAGTTTTAAACCGTCTTTACCAATTATATATTTGATAATTATTTTATTGTTAATTGTGAATATTGTTGGCCTCATTACTTCTTTTAAAACACATCAAAGTTTAATAAAACGCAATTATTTTTATTTTATTTTGTATCTTTGCACTCTCGAAATCTCACCTTACATCATTTTATATAAGGTGTTTATTACCAAATAA
- a CDS encoding DUF4296 domain-containing protein — translation MILKRLTIYLSIILLASACYNLDKPKKPDNLISKEKMVDILIDAKIIASANSVNRKIMEDHGVKLNTYVYTKHNIDSLQFALSNEYYAFHIKDYEAIYIKVKDSLELLKVKFEEEEEKERIEEEKRITDSLKLLFTEKDSLSLIKIKDSLKVLTVKDSITEMLIEERLEEIRGLIEPISDKDHQ, via the coding sequence ATGATTTTAAAACGACTTACCATATATTTAAGTATTATTTTACTTGCTTCAGCTTGTTATAATTTAGATAAACCAAAGAAACCGGATAATTTAATATCTAAGGAGAAAATGGTTGATATTTTAATTGACGCTAAAATAATAGCATCGGCAAATTCTGTAAACAGAAAAATAATGGAAGATCATGGCGTTAAATTAAACACCTATGTTTATACAAAACATAATATAGATAGCTTGCAATTTGCTTTGAGCAATGAATATTATGCATTTCATATAAAGGATTACGAAGCTATTTATATTAAGGTTAAAGATAGCTTAGAATTACTTAAAGTTAAGTTTGAAGAAGAGGAAGAGAAAGAAAGAATAGAGGAAGAAAAAAGAATAACAGATTCACTTAAATTGCTATTTACAGAAAAGGATTCTCTAAGTTTAATAAAAATTAAAGATTCATTAAAAGTATTGACAGTAAAAGATTCAATAACAGAAATGTTAATAGAGGAAAGACTTGAAGAAATAAGAGGTTTGATTGAACCTATTTCAGATAAAGATCACCAATAG
- a CDS encoding response regulator transcription factor encodes MKKNDIKILLVDDEPDILEIVEYNLSSEGYQVITAENGYEGVKKAKKELPQLIILDVMMPEMDGIEACELIRKNPDLKNSIVTFLTARGEDYSQVAGFDAGADDYITKPIKPKVLVSKVKALLRRFKEEDVADTVKIGSLVIDRDEYKIISKGEEIILPRKEFELLSLLASKPGKVFKRDEILDAVWGNEVVVGGRTIDVHIRKLREKLGDTSFKTIKGVGYKFVE; translated from the coding sequence ATGAAAAAGAATGATATAAAGATATTATTAGTTGATGATGAGCCAGATATTTTAGAGATAGTTGAATATAATTTATCTAGTGAAGGTTATCAGGTTATTACTGCAGAAAATGGGTATGAGGGTGTTAAAAAAGCAAAAAAAGAACTGCCACAATTAATTATTTTAGACGTCATGATGCCAGAGATGGATGGTATTGAAGCTTGTGAATTAATAAGAAAAAACCCAGATTTAAAGAATAGTATCGTTACTTTTTTAACAGCTAGAGGAGAAGATTATTCTCAGGTTGCAGGATTTGATGCTGGTGCAGACGATTATATAACTAAACCCATAAAACCTAAAGTTTTAGTTAGTAAAGTAAAAGCACTTTTAAGACGTTTTAAAGAGGAAGATGTTGCCGATACTGTTAAAATAGGGAGTTTGGTAATCGATAGAGATGAGTATAAGATTATTTCTAAAGGAGAAGAAATTATTTTACCAAGAAAAGAATTTGAATTACTATCTTTATTGGCTTCAAAGCCAGGGAAAGTTTTTAAAAGAGATGAGATTCTTGATGCAGTTTGGGGTAACGAGGTCGTTGTTGGAGGTAGAACCATAGATGTACATATTCGTAAATTAAGAGAAAAACTAGGAGATACTAGTTTTAAAACCATAAAAGGAGTGGGCTACAAGTTTGTAGAATAA
- a CDS encoding NAD-dependent epimerase/dehydratase family protein: MILVTGSTGLVGSHLLYKLVSNNEKVRAIYRTERKLANVKSVFATYTSNYEPLFKEIEWVKADLLDIPALSEAFKHVTYVYHCAAFVSFEPDKYQILRKTNIEGTANIVNLCLSNTISKLCYVSSIATLGRTINNEEITEDTVWNPEDDHNVYAITKYGAEMEVWRATQEGLNVVIVNPGVILGAGIWRYGTGSLFKKAHKGFKYYTSGTIALIAIEDVVSIMIALTKSDIINERFVLVAEHWTYKQFLQTLSKSVHVKPPEKMISSWLLKLAWKLDWLKTKLTGKRRQLTRHIVISLSTETKYNNKKVKKVLDYKFKSIDETIATIGDLYLK; this comes from the coding sequence ATGATTTTAGTAACAGGAAGTACGGGTTTAGTTGGCTCTCATTTACTTTATAAGCTTGTCAGTAATAACGAGAAAGTTAGAGCTATCTATAGAACAGAACGCAAACTTGCTAATGTAAAATCTGTTTTTGCTACGTATACGTCCAACTACGAGCCTCTTTTTAAAGAGATCGAATGGGTAAAGGCAGACCTCTTAGATATTCCCGCTTTATCTGAAGCATTTAAACATGTTACTTATGTATATCATTGTGCTGCATTCGTATCTTTTGAACCAGATAAATATCAAATACTACGGAAAACAAATATTGAAGGTACTGCAAATATTGTAAACCTCTGTTTATCAAATACGATTAGTAAACTTTGTTATGTAAGTTCTATTGCAACTTTAGGGCGCACTATTAATAACGAAGAAATAACAGAAGATACTGTTTGGAACCCTGAAGATGATCATAATGTTTATGCTATTACAAAGTATGGTGCAGAAATGGAAGTTTGGCGTGCTACTCAAGAAGGCCTAAATGTTGTAATTGTTAATCCTGGCGTTATTTTAGGTGCTGGCATTTGGCGTTATGGAACTGGAAGTTTATTTAAAAAAGCACATAAGGGTTTTAAGTATTACACATCTGGAACCATTGCGCTTATAGCTATTGAAGATGTGGTATCCATTATGATAGCACTTACAAAAAGTGACATAATAAATGAGCGCTTCGTATTAGTTGCTGAACATTGGACCTATAAACAGTTTTTACAGACTTTATCTAAATCGGTTCATGTGAAGCCTCCAGAAAAAATGATTAGTAGTTGGTTATTAAAATTGGCCTGGAAATTAGATTGGTTAAAAACTAAATTAACAGGTAAACGAAGACAATTAACAAGGCATATTGTTATTTCCCTATCAACAGAAACCAAATACAATAATAAAAAAGTTAAAAAGGTTTTAGATTACAAGTTTAAATCTATTGATGAAACGATTGCCACTATTGGTGATCTTTATCTGAAATAG
- a CDS encoding polyprenol monophosphomannose synthase, whose amino-acid sequence MNDTVVIIPTYNEIENIEAIVKAVFSQSDNIHILIVDDNSPDLTALKVKELQADFPERLFLETRKEKSGLGTAYIYGFKWCLNKTYKYIFEMDADFSHNPKDLIKLYNACHIDDADLSIGSRYVKGVNVVNWPMNRVLMSYCASRYVRIITGMRIHDTTAGFVCYKRHVLETINLDTIKFIGYAFQIEMKFKAYLKKFKIIEVPVIFTDRTKGESKLSSGIISEAVFGVISMKLKSFFKK is encoded by the coding sequence ATGAACGATACGGTTGTTATCATTCCAACATATAACGAGATAGAAAATATTGAAGCTATTGTAAAGGCTGTCTTTTCTCAATCGGACAACATTCATATCCTTATTGTTGATGATAATTCACCAGATTTAACAGCTTTAAAAGTAAAAGAGCTTCAAGCCGATTTTCCAGAGAGATTGTTTTTAGAAACACGAAAAGAAAAATCGGGGCTAGGAACTGCTTATATTTATGGTTTTAAATGGTGTTTGAATAAGACTTATAAGTATATCTTTGAAATGGATGCAGATTTCTCACATAATCCAAAGGATTTAATAAAACTGTATAACGCTTGTCATATAGATGATGCAGATTTATCTATTGGCTCTAGATATGTAAAAGGTGTAAATGTTGTTAACTGGCCAATGAATCGTGTCCTTATGTCTTATTGTGCATCAAGGTATGTGCGTATTATTACTGGTATGAGAATTCATGATACTACAGCAGGTTTTGTTTGTTATAAACGGCATGTGCTTGAGACAATAAACTTAGATACTATAAAATTTATTGGTTATGCGTTTCAAATTGAAATGAAATTTAAGGCCTATCTAAAGAAGTTTAAGATTATTGAAGTACCAGTTATTTTTACAGATAGAACAAAAGGAGAATCAAAACTAAGTTCAGGGATTATTTCTGAAGCCGTTTTTGGAGTTATTTCTATGAAGTTAAAAAGTTTTTTTAAAAAATAA
- a CDS encoding sensor histidine kinase produces MQTKFKRSYRFSIKTSLYITLYTTLLMSVFLYYLYEFNWLHILALSVSVYVFSFLVIQISVERFIYKRVKKIYDDLTLLESANLNKGPITTDMRTLTQEIDKFARDKKLEIETLKVREKYRKEFLGNVSHELKTPLFTVQGYILTLLDGAMNDEKIREKYLERASKGIERLGYIIKDLDMITKLEVGDLSLNIETFDIVELIENVFEMLEMKASKRRITLTFDTEYNRLVLVKADKERIQQVLANLIVNSLKYGREKGTTEVSIENLIKNKVIVRVTDNGEGIEKKHLPRLFERFYRVDKSGSRKEGGSGLGLSIVKHIIEAHDEKIYVESEFGVGSEFSFTLEKVE; encoded by the coding sequence ATGCAGACAAAATTTAAAAGATCATATAGATTTTCCATAAAAACGTCATTATATATAACCTTATATACAACGCTCTTAATGAGTGTTTTTTTATATTATTTATATGAGTTTAACTGGCTACATATACTTGCTTTGTCAGTGAGCGTTTATGTCTTTTCTTTTTTAGTCATTCAAATTAGTGTAGAACGATTTATATATAAACGTGTTAAAAAAATATACGACGATTTAACACTTTTAGAATCTGCCAACCTAAATAAGGGGCCTATTACGACAGACATGAGAACACTTACCCAGGAGATTGATAAGTTTGCCCGTGATAAAAAGCTTGAAATAGAGACTCTAAAAGTTCGTGAAAAGTATAGGAAAGAGTTTTTAGGAAATGTATCACATGAACTAAAAACGCCTTTATTTACAGTGCAAGGGTACATTCTTACATTGTTAGATGGCGCCATGAATGACGAAAAGATCCGAGAAAAGTATTTAGAAAGAGCCAGTAAAGGTATTGAGCGATTAGGCTATATTATTAAGGATTTAGATATGATAACCAAATTAGAAGTTGGTGATTTAAGTTTAAATATAGAAACATTTGATATTGTAGAGCTGATTGAAAATGTATTTGAAATGTTGGAGATGAAAGCCAGCAAAAGGCGAATTACACTTACTTTTGATACAGAGTATAATAGATTGGTACTGGTTAAAGCCGATAAAGAACGGATACAGCAAGTATTGGCGAATTTAATCGTGAACTCTTTAAAATACGGAAGAGAAAAAGGAACCACAGAAGTTAGTATTGAAAACTTAATAAAAAATAAGGTTATTGTTCGTGTTACAGATAACGGTGAAGGTATTGAAAAGAAACATCTTCCTCGTTTGTTTGAGCGTTTTTATAGAGTTGATAAAAGTGGCTCTCGTAAAGAGGGAGGCTCAGGACTAGGACTTTCTATAGTGAAACATATTATTGAAGCTCATGACGAAAAAATATATGTAGAGAGTGAATTTGGAGTCGGTAGTGAGTTTTCATTCACACTCGAAAAGGTTGAATAG